Proteins encoded in a region of the Elusimicrobiota bacterium genome:
- the hemN_1 gene encoding Oxygen-independent coproporphyrinogen-III oxidase-like protein YqeR → MKPIGLYVHIPFCDAKCHYCDFVTFTDRSSQITPYLEAVYGELSIYKGWPVRTLFIGGGTPTVLSPSQIEVLLSTIHSTMDTRLLTEATVEANPESATLDRLAAYRNGGINRLSFGLQSTNNALLKKMGRLHDIERFFHVYELARSLGFENINVDLMFGLPEQSLLDWEETLDRIRELSPEHVSTYALKIEPGTKFSAEGFKVNGDLEADMYLLASQKLRNWGYEHYEISNFAKPGKESRHNLLYWENQDTLGVGVSSTSYLGGRRFKNTTHLQTYLEASAKGQSVCQEETVLERGDRERETLMLNLRLKRGVASHLLDPLQLPIFKTFLDQGLAVLEKGMYSLTPKGWLLSNLLFQQLV, encoded by the coding sequence ATGAAACCCATTGGACTCTATGTTCATATTCCGTTTTGTGATGCCAAATGCCATTACTGTGATTTTGTTACCTTCACGGACCGGTCTTCTCAAATAACTCCCTATCTTGAGGCGGTCTACGGGGAATTGTCCATCTATAAGGGTTGGCCTGTCCGCACCTTGTTTATTGGGGGAGGCACGCCAACGGTTTTATCGCCAAGTCAGATTGAGGTTCTTCTTTCCACCATCCACAGCACCATGGATACCCGTCTCTTAACAGAGGCCACCGTTGAAGCAAATCCAGAAAGCGCCACTCTGGACCGGTTGGCCGCCTATCGAAATGGGGGGATAAATCGGCTCAGTTTTGGACTCCAATCCACCAACAATGCGCTATTAAAAAAAATGGGCAGACTTCATGACATTGAAAGATTCTTTCATGTTTATGAATTGGCGCGATCATTGGGGTTTGAAAACATTAATGTTGATTTGATGTTTGGTCTTCCGGAACAATCGTTGTTGGATTGGGAAGAGACGTTGGACCGAATTAGAGAACTTTCCCCGGAACATGTTTCCACCTATGCGTTAAAAATTGAACCGGGTACCAAATTTTCTGCAGAAGGATTCAAGGTCAATGGTGATCTCGAAGCGGATATGTATTTGTTGGCATCACAGAAACTACGAAACTGGGGATACGAACATTACGAAATATCCAATTTCGCAAAACCTGGAAAAGAATCAAGGCACAATCTATTGTATTGGGAAAATCAAGACACGCTTGGAGTGGGAGTGTCCAGCACCAGTTATTTGGGAGGAAGGCGTTTTAAAAATACCACCCATTTACAGACCTATTTAGAAGCTTCCGCGAAAGGTCAAAGTGTTTGTCAGGAAGAAACGGTCTTGGAGCGTGGAGACAGGGAACGCGAGACCTTGATGCTGAACTTGAGATTGAAACGAGGGGTGGCATCCCATTTGCTTGATCCGCTTCAATTACCGATTTTTAAAACATTTCTGGATCAGGGGCTGGCCGTGCTTGAAAAAGGAATGTATAGTCTCACGCCGAAAGGTTGGTTGCTTTCCAACTTGTTGTTTCAACAACTCGTTTAA
- the arnC_2 gene encoding Undecaprenyl-phosphate 4-deoxy-4-formamido-L-arabinose transferase — MPLVPSCLTPLKKAVSILIPAYNEADAISTVINDLKEAFKNSDWTYEIIVVDDCSKDNTAQAAEKAGVKVISHPKNMGYGGALRTGIEHSSYDWVATIDADSSYPARELIKLLPHASTHDMVVGARQGKHYWGTVFKHPARLVFLALAQFVVGYRIPDVNSGLRMFRRQIVLEMLPRLCRGFSFSTTLTLSFLSSYRFVHFEPIEYLSRVGSSKVRYVRDTLRTLQLMLETIVYYNPLKAGVLLMLFPFFVGSVSLLLSLIESDLSWLFFSGVMYCFSLVFLGIGLILFLISHSPEKKISSR, encoded by the coding sequence ATGCCACTCGTACCATCTTGTTTAACTCCGCTAAAAAAAGCTGTTTCAATTTTAATCCCCGCCTATAACGAAGCTGATGCCATTTCCACGGTTATAAACGATCTTAAAGAAGCCTTTAAAAATTCTGATTGGACTTATGAAATTATTGTCGTGGATGATTGCTCAAAAGACAACACCGCCCAAGCAGCCGAAAAGGCGGGAGTGAAGGTGATTTCCCATCCAAAAAACATGGGTTATGGTGGAGCTCTTCGAACGGGAATTGAACATTCTTCTTATGATTGGGTTGCCACCATTGATGCCGATTCGTCCTATCCCGCGCGTGAATTGATTAAGCTTCTTCCCCATGCTTCTACACATGATATGGTGGTCGGCGCTCGCCAAGGTAAACACTATTGGGGCACGGTCTTCAAACATCCCGCTCGATTGGTCTTTTTGGCTTTGGCGCAGTTTGTGGTGGGATACCGAATTCCAGATGTTAACTCAGGTTTGCGTATGTTTCGTCGGCAAATTGTCCTTGAAATGTTGCCTCGGCTTTGCCGAGGGTTTTCATTTTCAACAACTTTGACTTTGTCTTTCTTGAGCAGTTACAGATTCGTTCATTTTGAACCTATCGAGTATTTGTCTCGAGTCGGGTCCAGCAAAGTGCGATATGTAAGGGACACGTTAAGAACCTTGCAATTGATGCTAGAAACCATTGTCTATTACAACCCTTTAAAGGCGGGCGTGTTGCTGATGTTGTTCCCTTTTTTCGTGGGATCCGTTTCCCTTTTACTTTCTCTTATCGAAAGCGATTTGTCTTGGTTGTTTTTTTCGGGTGTGATGTATTGCTTTTCTCTCGTTTTCTTGGGGATTGGACTCATCCTTTTTTTAATATCTCACAGCCCTGAAAAGAAAATCTCCTCCCGTTGA